In Oryza glaberrima chromosome 8, OglaRS2, whole genome shotgun sequence, the following are encoded in one genomic region:
- the LOC127782731 gene encoding flavonol 3-sulfotransferase-like has protein sequence MHIAQIGIALAVAPNMAKVQGALLPDRDGQAAGPVPFKEVAGVDAIPARPVTEHDAAISGMPRRLVYNNGLPILSYRGFWLLEDWARGTAAMADERRGGFVARPGDVVLATLPKAGTTWLKALAFATMARGLFPPASPDHPLRRLNSHDCVPTVESGLFACGREGVLDKLPSPRLLNTHLPLSLLPSSITDNDDCKIVYVCRDEDRAVSTWHFIKRIKRIGSDVPFSEVYKSICEGTSACGPVWDHILGYWNASKKEPSRVLFLTYEQMLQDPMGTIRQLAELLGQPISDAEEETGVVAEIVELCSLESMKKQKINREGSQGVGITFSNDAYFRKGVAGDWLNHMTLEMGQHLDSILNEKFDGSGFTI, from the exons ATGCATATAGCTCAGATTGGTATAGCTCTCGCCGTGGCTCCAAATATGGCAAAAGTGCAAGGAGCACTACTCCCTGACCGTGATGGGCAAGCTGCAGGGCCCGTCCCGTTCAaggaggtcgccggcgtcgacgccATCCCGGCTCGCCCCGTCACTGAGCACGACGCCGCCATCTCCGGCATGCCGAGGCGCCTCGTCTACAACAACGGCCTCCCGATCCTCTCCTACAGGGGGTTCTGGCTGCTGGAGGACTGGGCGCGGGGCacggccgccatggccgacgagcgccgcggcggcttcGTGGCGCGCCCCGGCGACGTCGTGCTCGCGACGCTGCCCAAGGCCGGGACCACGTGGCTCAAGGCCCTCGCGTTCGCCACCATGGCGCGCGGCTTGTtcccgccggcgagccccgaccacccgctccgccgcctcaaCTCGCACGACTGCGTGCCTACCGTGGAGAGTGGCCTGTTCGCGTGTGGGCGGGAGGGTGTGCTGGACAAGCTGCCGTCGCCAAGGCTCTTGAACACGCACCTGCCGCTCTCGCTGCTGCCTTCTTCAATAACCGACAATGATGATTGTAAGATCGTATATGTTTGCAG AGATGAGGACAGAGCAGTCTCCACATGGCACTTCATCAAGCGTATCAAACGTATTGGATCAGATGTGCCATTCTCCGAGGTGTACAAGTCTATCTGCGAGGGCACTTCTGCCTGTGGGCCTGTCTGGGATCACATCCTCGGCTACTGGAACGCAAGCAAAAAAGAGCCAAGTAGGGTACTCTTCCTAACATATGAACAGATGCTCCAAGATCCGATGGGCACAATTAGGCAATTAGCAGAGTTACTTGGGCAGCCGATTTCTGATGCCGAAGAAGAAACGGGTGTTGTTGCAGAGATCGTAGAGCTTTGCAGCCTAGAGAGcatgaagaaacaaaagatcAACAGGGAAGGATCCCAGGGTGTCGGCATTACGTTCTCGAACGATGCCTACTTCAGAAAGGGAGTGGCAGGAGATTGGCTGAACCATATGACCCTCGAGATGGGACAGCACCTGGACTCAATCCTTAACGAGAAGTTTGATGGGTCAGGATTCACTATTTGA
- the LOC127781549 gene encoding cinnamoyl-CoA reductase 1-like, with product MGVEKTTANGGSGAAAVSGGGRTVCVTGAGGFIASWLVKLLLEKGYAVRGTVRNPDDAAKNAHLMALAGAAERLTLVRAELLDKESLAAAFAGCEGVFHTASPITDDPEKMIEPAVSGARNVITAAADAGGVRRVVMTSSIGAVYMGGGGGEEVDETCWSDLDHCRDTGNWYCYAKTVAEQAAWELAKERRLDLVVVNPSLVLGPLLQRGVNASTWHVLKYLDGSARTYADAAQAYVHVRDVADAHARAYESPAARGRYLCAGRTLHRGEVCRILAALFPGYPVPTRCKGDAGETAEGCRFSSRKLAELGVAVMPASQCLYDTVVSLQDKGLLPFVPAAAMP from the exons ATGGGTGTCGAGAAGACGACAGCGAACGGCGGCAGTGGCGCCGCGGCGGTCTCCGGCGGAGGGCGCACCGTCtgcgtcaccggcgccggcgggttcATCGCGTCGTGGCTCGTCAAGCTCCTCCTCGAGAAGGGCTACGCCGTCCGCGGCACCGTTCGGAACCctg ATGACGCTGCCAAGAACGCGCATCTCATGGCGCTGGCCGGTGCCGCGGAGCGGCTGACCCTCGTCCGGGCGGAGCTGCTCGACAAGgagagcctcgccgccgcgttcgccgGCTGCGAGGGCGTCTTCCACACCGCCTCCCCCATCACCGACGACCCG GAGAAGATGATCGAGCCGGCGGTGAGCGGGGCGAGGAACGTGAtcaccgcggcggcggacgccggcggcgtccgccGCGTGGTGATGACGTCGTCGATCGGCGCCGTGtacatgggcggcggcggcggcgaggaggtggacGAGACGTGCTGGAGCGACCTCGACCACTGCAGGGACACCGGAAACTGGTACTGCTACGCCAAGACGGTGGCGGAGCAGGCGGCGTGGGAGCTCGCCAAGGAGCGGCGGCtggacctcgtcgtcgtcaaccCGTCGCTGGTGCTCGGCCCGCTGCTGCAGCGCGGGGTGAACGCCAGCACGTGGCACGTGCTCAAGTACCTGGACGGCTCGGCGCGCACCTACGCCGACGCAGCGCAGGCGTACGTGCACGTCCGCGACGTCGCggacgcgcacgcgcgcgcctACGAGTcccccgccgcgcgcggccgctaCCTCTGCGCCGGCCGCACGCTGCACCGCGGCGAGGTGTGCCGCATCCTGGCCGCCCTCTTCCCGGGGTACCCGGTGCCCACCAGGTGCaagggcgacgccggcgagacgGCCGAGGGGTGCCGGTTCAGCAGCCGCAAGCTGGCGGAGCTCGGTGTCGCCGTCATGCCGGCGAGCCAGTGCCTGTACGACACCGTCGTCAGCCTCCAGGACAAGGGCCTGCTTCCCTTCGTCCCTGCCGCCGCCATGCCGTGA